The window TTCGCCGGGGTGAGTGCCGTCTTTTGCTGTCTGGGCACAACGATCAAGAAAGCCGGTTCGCAGAAACAATTTGAGCGGGTTGATCTGGAATACCCCCTTGAAGCTGCCGCAATAGCCAAAGCATCCGGTGTGAAGCAATTTCTGGTGGTCTCCTCTATGGGTGCAAGTTCCAAATCGCGCAACTTCTACTCCCGGACCAAAGGACGGACTGAAGACGGGCTGACAGCCGTCGGTTTTCATGGCCTGCACATCTTTCGGCCGTCGCTGCTGCTGGGGGAGCGGGCTGAACACAGGCTGGGCGAACAGGTTGCTGCCGTCATCATGAAGGCTTTGGATTTCGCGATGGTTGGTAAGCTGGCCCGGTACCGGGCGATTCCCGGGGATAAGGTAGCAAAAGCGATGGTGAATATTGCTCTTGCCAATACGGGCGGAGTACATATATACACGAACGAGGTTATCCATGTAATCGGCAGCCGGTAAAGGGTATGAGGAGTTTGCAATAAACCGAGTCAAGGACGTACAATGGGACATAAATCATCTGTACATAATGACATAGATGTCGTGTACACCTTAGGAGGAGCTTATTATGAGTAAAAAGCAGATAGCAACCACCCAGGCGCCAGGAGCCATCGGGCCTTACAGTCAGGCTATTGCAGCCGGCAATTGGGTGTACACCTCAGGACAGCTGGGTCTGAACCCGGAAACCGGAGAGCTGGCAGAAGGGGTGCAGGAACAGGCCCGGCAGTCGCTTAGCAATGTAAAGGCTATCCTTGAGGAAGCCGGCGCTTCGATGGACCAGGTTGTGAAGACCACAGTCTATTTGAAGGACATGAATGATTTTGCTGCTGTCAATGAAGTGTACAGCACATTCTTCACTGAGCCTTATCCGGCCCGCAGTGCAGTAGAGGTGGCCCGGCTGCCCAAAGACGGACTGGTGGAAATTGAAGCGGTCGCACGCAAGAAATAAACGGTCCTTATAATCCTTATGGCAACATCCCTCAATGACTCTGTGTAAACAGGGACGTCGGGGGATTTTTTTGTGGGAAACAGATCGTCAAAGAGGCTGCCTTCAGTCCATGAGCAATCATGAACGGGCGGCCTCTTTGCATACATGCCTGCCTATCCGCCGTGACCGTTAGTATCTCCGGCGGCGCGGTGTGAGCAGCAGCCATAGGCTATAGAGCAGCAGTAGGCCCGCCGTGACCGCTCCGGTTACGAATATGCTGCTGGTCTCCCGCTGCTCAAGAGCAATGGCGATGAACGCCCATACGAAGACCAGCGGATAGATAGGGTCACGATGAGGGAAACTGACAATTACTGCGAGTAAGGTGCCCACGCAAAGCATAATTACAGCCCAGGCAGGATCGCTCAGGCCAAAGCCGTCCCAATTATTTTTCTCGAGCACGACACTGACGTTGACGATGGTAGCAACAGAAATCCAGCCGAGATAAATGCTGAAGGGCAGTCGGATCAGCCATTGTTCGCCGGTAGTCGGGTGATCAATAGCTCTGGTCTTCCGGTAGATGACGATCAGCGAGATCAGAATCAGAACCATAGCGACCAGAGAAAGCTCGATGTATAAATAATGCCAGAGAAACAGCCAGCTCATATTAAAGACGCAGTTCAGCACGAACCAGATTCCGATAGATTGAACGGAGTCCCGTGACCCGGTATTTGGGCGGAACTGATAAATAACGAATCCGGCCAGCAGAAGATAGATAACCGACCAGATGGAGAACGCATAGCCTGCCGGTGTGAGGTAGGTATGGTACTTGTCGGAGATTTCACCGGTGCTGTTGCCCCCTAGCGGCAGGACTACAGACAATGTGTTGACTATGATGACACCCAGGAAAAACAGCAGGTTCCACCACTTATAAGGATTGTTCCGCAGCATAATTATTTCACTCCCTAAGCTTTATAGTGAAGACGTGACGGGCTTGACCTAATAGAATATACCCGCTTTGCCGGCAATTAAGACTATCTTCCGTAAAAAAAATGACTTGCAGGTCATGAAGTTGGCGGATAGCCGTCAAGCAAGTCGGGGTAATATGTATTTAATGCAAGAAAGATGATGGCAGGAGGGGAAAGCGAAGATGGAGAGCAGTGAAGCAATACGCCCTGAAAAGATGGGGCCGCTGGTAATGACGGAGACATGGAATACCCCGGGAAGAATGGTGTCCTGGGAACGTTCAGAGAACATCTACATTGTCCGCGGGGAATGCGGGGGAATGGTGTTTGTATTTTTAAGTGATGATATGTTCCGGATGAAGGTCTTCCGGGGCCAGGTGCCGGATCTGACGACAACCGAGGCAGTGCTGGCAGAACGCTGCATTCCCCATTTATTCCCGGTGGAGGAGACGGAGGAGCAGCTGATTTTTACGACTGGTGTCATCACAGTAATTATTGAGAAAACGACCTTTCTGCTCCGGGTAGAGAATAGGGATGGCAAAGTCATTATGCAGCAGAATATGACGAGCTGGAATCCGCGCGGTGCCAGCCATGCTGAGTATGACATGCAGCCGGATTCGCATTTTTATGGTCTGGGGGAAAAATCCAGCTTTCTGGATAAGCGCGGGGAGCATTATACCAACTGGAATACGGATGTTTTTGCCCCTCACCTGCCTGAAATTGAAGCGCTATACGAATCCATTCCGCTGATTATTCATATGCACGGCGAACTCACCTACGGATTGTTTCTCGACAATACCGGACGGAGTGATTTTGATATGCGCTCACACGGGGTTGCCTTCACGATTGGCTGCTCCACGGGCGCTTACGACATTTATTTTATTAACGGGCCAGAGATGAAG of the Paenibacillus pedocola genome contains:
- a CDS encoding TspO/MBR family protein, which translates into the protein MLRNNPYKWWNLLFFLGVIIVNTLSVVLPLGGNSTGEISDKYHTYLTPAGYAFSIWSVIYLLLAGFVIYQFRPNTGSRDSVQSIGIWFVLNCVFNMSWLFLWHYLYIELSLVAMVLILISLIVIYRKTRAIDHPTTGEQWLIRLPFSIYLGWISVATIVNVSVVLEKNNWDGFGLSDPAWAVIMLCVGTLLAVIVSFPHRDPIYPLVFVWAFIAIALEQRETSSIFVTGAVTAGLLLLYSLWLLLTPRRRRY
- a CDS encoding oxidoreductase, whose product is MTRVAVVLGATGLIGKAVTRELLTGEWDEVRVLVRRPLELNHPKLKQIRMDWEQLGQYKEQFAGVSAVFCCLGTTIKKAGSQKQFERVDLEYPLEAAAIAKASGVKQFLVVSSMGASSKSRNFYSRTKGRTEDGLTAVGFHGLHIFRPSLLLGERAEHRLGEQVAAVIMKALDFAMVGKLARYRAIPGDKVAKAMVNIALANTGGVHIYTNEVIHVIGSR
- a CDS encoding RidA family protein, whose product is MSKKQIATTQAPGAIGPYSQAIAAGNWVYTSGQLGLNPETGELAEGVQEQARQSLSNVKAILEEAGASMDQVVKTTVYLKDMNDFAAVNEVYSTFFTEPYPARSAVEVARLPKDGLVEIEAVARKK